In Candidatus Ozemobacteraceae bacterium, the sequence AATGAATACAAGATGAACGCCGGGCGCGCGATTCGCGGGGAATACCTCGATCTGGGATGGCAGACCTCAGGTGTTTCCCGGAACATTGAGTATGATAAAACATTTTATTGCTGGGCATATGAAATGATGTCGTTCTTTTCGACGCCGGCCTTCAGGGAGGGAGCATCGAATTTTCGCCTGATCTTTGCCTCGAAAAACGATTGGACGAATCCGGTGCCCGCGGTCCTGATCTTCAAGGTCGTGGACGGGGCTCTGCTGAAGGGGCGGGCAGACCCGGGAAGCCACGTGACGGTTTCCCTCGATTGCAGGGTCTCCATGGCCCCGGTTCGGTACAGGAAAAGCGTACGCGCCGGTGATGACGGAGCCTACGAGGTTCGCGTGGCTTACCCCACGGGATATGCCGTCGGCAGGATAACGACTGGCAGTGACTATGACATCGTGGAGACGATCGGAAACAAAAAGGTGAATCGCAAGATACGGGTGTCGGAAGCTGATGTCGATGCCGGATCGGTGATGGATATTAAATAGTAGTTACGATAAAAGACAATCCAGCTCTTCTCGCGCGACCACGTCCCATGACCTGATGCCCGCGACTTGCGCGCTCGTCTTGCCGGCGGATGTCCGGAACGCCGTCGACGCGAGGGCGGCCGCAAGCGCCGCGGCAAGGTTCTCCGCCGATCCCGGTTCAACCAGGTTCAGGGCCGGTGACGGTCCCATTTCCCGGATTGCCGGAAGGTCGCTGGCCACGACCGGCAGGCCGGCCGCGAAAGCTTCGAGAATGGTGAGAGGGTGCCCTTCGCTGATGGATGGGTGAACCAGAATATCGTGGGAATGATAGAGGGTTGCCATCTCCTCGTGTGGAACATGGCCGCGGAACCGGACCCGGGACCCGAGCCCGAGTATGCCAGCCAGTTCGCGAAGCCGCTTCTCGTCAGGGCCGGAACCTGCGAACGTGCAGGTGAAGGGGGCACCACGGGTGTCATTCAGAATGTGCAGGGCGCGGAGAAGGTGCTCTCCGCCTTTTGCCGCGACCAGTCTTCCAGCGAAGAGCAGGCGGACCGGACCATCCTCCCGAGGGGCATCAGCCCTTCCGGGGGAAAGGGACTCCAGGTCGACCCCGTTGGGGATGAAATGAATGCGGGACGGAGGAGTGCACCGGCGAAGCCTTTCGAAATCGGTCCGGTTGGCACAGATCACGTGATGATACGCCCCGAGAGGCGGATGCGTCCATCGGGCCGCGAGAAAACCGGCAATGCCGGGGAGCAGGCCGTAAGACGCTTGCCAGGTGGCAAAACATGCAGGGTGGTTATGGATGATCGCGAGACGACGTGGTCCGCGGTAACGCCTGAGGGGCAGGATGAACGAAGGCGGAAAGGGCGACCAGTCTTCCCGGACGGCGTCGAACCGCTCTGCGCCCAGAAGATTGCGGATGGTTCCCATGAGCATCAGGCACGACCAGGCCAGGACAACGTGAGACGTCGGTTCGAACCGCTTCAGCACGAAGTCCGGTAACGTCGGCACGCTGATGACTCGAACGTTGTCCCGCAGTTCCGATACACGTTCCTGTACAGACGTTTTTGCGCCGATCCAGATGACTGCATACCCCATCCGGACGAGGCGTCTTGCGACTTCCCAGCTTCTGATCTCGGCGCCGCCGGGGTGAAGAGGCGATGCCTTGTTGATGAACAGGAACTTCTGACGGGCCATTCAATCCCCATGTCCCGGGAGGGTGAGGGCAAAATTCGTGCTTTTTCCACCGTTCTCATACCATGCATAGTCGAGAGACCGTATCAGTCGTACAAGCTCGTCGTGGTCTGGAATCCCTGGACGAACGTAGTAACAATGGGTGTCTTGCGGAGACATGCCGAAGACGCCGGCAGGGGTGAACTGGTACTGCTTCGCGTATTCATACAAGACGAGCGTCTGATGACCCCATGGCGAGCGGAGGAGTCCTGGATCGACAGGGTGAAACGGAGAGAAATATCCATGCCACACGAGAAGATCGGGCTTGTTCCTGTCGAGATACTCCTTCGTGACGAGCCCGTGATGGGCGATCCACTGGTCATTGAGCCCCCATGTGTCTATGGCCCGCCATTTTGAATACAGAGGGAGCAGGCCCGCTTCGGTCGTGGCCATCGTATACTTCCGGTCTGCAAAACGATGAAGCATGATGGCGATGTCGTATCGCCCGTCTTTTGCATATGTGACGGTTGTCGAATGAATGACCTGCCGACGGAGGATCATACCCGCGAACAGAAGTGCGACGATGATGAGAGCTGTTCGTTCGAGTCCCGTCAGCTCGGACAGGGTGGGGAGATGAAGGTCTTCCCGCAGCGTGCTGACGAGGGGAAACCATGAGAGCACGCCAAGAACAAGGACCGGATACTGGAATCTGGCTCCGAAATTCATTTCATCCGACAGCATGACCCACATGACGATCGAGCCGACGATGGGGATGAGGAATGCCAGCCCTTTCAGGAAAAGCTCCTTCTTTCGGAAGGTCAGGAGAAAGGCCGGAATGAAGGGATACAGGAAGACGTAGCTGTTCCTGAATGAAATCTCGAGGACGGGATAATGGAGAAATCCGCCGCCTTTTTTGTAAAAGGGATTGGGAAGGGGATACCCGAAGTAGTTCCACCTCCAGAGAAAATAGGCTCCCCCGAGAGCAAGGAAGATCGAGCAGAATGTGGACGCAAGACGCCGATACTCGGCCCATGGCATGAGGAGGCCGAGAGCGATCATGATATATATCGAAATGAATACTCCTTCCGGCCTGATGAGACCGGTCATCAGACAGACGATGGAAAAGAGGATGAAATCACGGGTTGTCCCGGTAGAAACGAGCAGACGCTGTGCCAGAAGCCAAGCCAGGCAGATGGAAAATGCGAAGAATGGCGTTCCGAAGTAGGCCGCCGCGAAAAAAAGCCCGGGTCCGACCGTGAAATAGATTGCGCTCAGCAGTGCGGGGATCATTCCGGCCCCCTGGATCCGCCTCATGCCGATGTAGATGAGCACCGTCGTTCCGAAATGCGCCAGCAGAGTCAGGAGCCTGACGGCGCATTCCAGGGAACATCCGATGCCGTGCACTGCGGCAACCGCCAGCAGGAACAGGAAGTCCGTCGCCCCGTCGACGGGAGGTTCGCCTACGTTCCATACGATCCCTTTTCCCGCAGCGAGATGCTCCGCGTATCGCATGAGGATCGCGGCGTCTTCGAATGGTGGGATACTGAAATCGACGAACCGCCATGCGAAAAAGCCGGTCAATATGACGAGCGATATCAATGCGACGGCGTCAGTGGTGATTCTGTTCATGGCTGCTGGCCGGAAGCCGCACATCAGGGATTTCTTCCGGTTCCCGGGGCTTGCTTGCGATGGTGAGTCGCGAGATGGAGAGAATGCTCCTGGGCAAGAACCTGGATGGCCCTTGTCAGCGCGGCATGGCGGAGGGAGCTCTGGAGGGCGAGGAGCATCAGAAACAGCTGGCCGAAGAAGAAGATGGTCGAGGTCGGAGCGACGATGCCGAGGAGGGAACTGATGCGCTTCAGCAGCCTGTAATGGAGTCCCAGGACGAAGGTGATAATGCCGACAAGGAGCCACAGCCAGGAATCGTCTTCCCGAAACCTGCGGCGCCGGACGAGGTCGAGGGTGAGATACAGGATGCTGCAGCTCAGGGTGACGACCCAGGCTTTCTGCCGGGGCGGGAGACGGGTTTCTTCGAACTGGTCAGACATCATGCCCTCCGAGGTGGCGAAGAAGTGTCATCACGATGGACATGAGCATTTTCGCCGTATAGCGGACCGGATGAAACCAGCCGCTGTGCATGCTCTGTCCCGGAAGCGCCCTGTGCATCATCACATCCACTTCGCGAATCCGAATTCCCGCGAGATGGAGCATGATGAAAACATCCGCGTCAGGGTAATCCATGGGAAATCCGTCGCGGACGAGCAGTTCCAGAACCCGGCGATTCAGTGCCTTGAATCCCGACGTGGGATCCTTCAGTGGAACACCGGTGAGACACCGGCAGATCGATGCGAAAAACCGTCTGCCGACATCTCGGACGAACGGGGAGTCGTAAGGGCACCCTTTGTGGAATCTGTTGCCGACGACGAAATCGGCCTGCGCTTGCTGGATGGGGGCGATCAACTTCGGAATCGAGCCGGCGTCGTGCTGCCCGTCCGCGTCCATCTGCACGAGAACGTCGTATCCCTGGCGAAGGGCATATTTGAACCCTGTCTGCAGTGCGCCGCCGTAGCCAAGATTTATCGGTAATGATATACAATGTACGCCGGCTTTTTCCGCAATGGAAACCGTCGCATCGGTCGACCCGTCGCTCACGACGACAACATCTGCGCCGCCGGGCAGGGTATCTGCAAGGGATCTCAGCGTTGCCGGAAGCCTGTGCTCCTCGTTGAACGCCGGAATGCATATCAGGACACGCCGCAAAGGCGCCGGACCAGCGCGTTCAAGAGATTCGCGCGGGGGGTGGGGTCGCGATTTGTGCCGTCCGGGCGGCGGACGTCGTGTCGGGAAGCCTGAGGGGGGCTGGACAGGGATCATTTCATCTGCTGGACGATCGAGAAGAGGGGCATGAAGACCGACAGGGCGATGCCGCCGATGACGATGCCCATGAAGACGGTGAGGATCGGGGTGAGGGCGCTGGTGAGTCCTTCGAGCGCCTCGGAGGTCTCCTGGTCGTAAAAGTCGGCGACCTTCTCGAGCATCTTGTCGAGATTGCCGGAGTTCTCGCCGACCTCCATCATCTTCTGGACCATCGAGGGAAAAATCTTGCTGCCCTTGACGCTCGATGCGAGCCCCTTGCCCTGTTGTACGGAAATGGCCATCTGGCCGACGATCTCCTCGAGCACCTTGTTGCCCATGACCGAGCCGGTGATGCGAAGCGCATCGAGGATCGGAACGCCGGAACCGAGAAGGGAACAAAGCGTGCGGGCGAACCGGCTGATCGCGATTTTTTTCGAAATCGGCCCGAGGATCGGGGCGGAGATGACGAATCTCGCCAGAAGCGACTCCCCGAGCTCCGTCTTGAAAAAGGTGTAAAGGCCGAAGGCGACGCCCGCGAGAACGCCGATCACGAGGACATACTGCTCACGGAGGGTGTCCGACGCCCAGATCAGGAACTTCGTGATGGGCGGAAGCTCGGCTTTCATCTTCTTGAACATCTTCGTGAAGTTCGGGAAGATCTTCACGAGCAGGAAGACGACGCAGCCGATGGCGAGAACGAACTGGACGACCGGAAGGGTGAGGGCCGACTTGACCTTGCCCCTGATCTTGGAATCGGCTTCGGAAAAGGCCGCCAGCCGCATGAGCACCTTGTCGAGAATACCGCCGGCCTCGCCGGCCTCGATCATATTGCAGTAGATATTGTTGAAAACTTTCGGATGTTTGCGGAGCGCCCCAGAGAACGGCTGGCCGGAGCGGAGATCCTTGCCGACCTTGTCGAGGACGTCTTTGAAATAGGGATTCTCGGCCTGGTCGTACATGATGCCAACCGAGTCGACCAGAGGGATGGCCGAACCGACGAGCGTCGACAGCTGGACGGTGAAGACCATCAACTCCTTGGCCGAAACGCTGCCGCCGAAGGAGAGGTTGAAGCTGCCGCCTTCCTTCGCGGCGGTCGCCTTGATCAGGTAGAAACCCTTGTCGGACAGCATCGAGGCGAGTTTCGCCATGCTCTCCGCTTCTATCTGTGTTTTGAGAACTTCGCCCTTCGCGTTCTTGACTTCACAGTCGAACTTCGGCATCCGGTCACCCCCGCATCACCGACATATTACCGGTCCGCCGCCCCGTATGCAAATTCCCGGAAGATCTCTGTGAAATCGCTGTGTTGTGGTATGCGTTTTTCACTTTTATTGATTCCTGCAGAATGAAAGCCCCCCGTTCGCCCTGAGCCTGTCGAAGGGCGAAATGAGGAAACATCTGCAAGTGGCTGTTCGTGCTTCGACAAGCTCAGCACGAACGGAGACACGAAGCTGGTTTTTGATATGCAGGACTCAATAAAATCAATCCGCAGATACCGCTGATGAAGCAGATGGCGCGGATGATTCCTGAAAAACGAGCGGTTCGGCTGTCGTTTCAGCTCTATTCTTTGCGGGAGAGGGCGAAGATTTCTTCGGGGGTGGTGAGGCCCTGCTGGAATTTCAGGGTGATGTCCTCGCGCAGGGTCTTCATGCCCCCGGCGATCGCGGCCTGCATCAGGTCGTCGGGACCGGCGTTCTGGATGATCAGGCGACGGATCTTCTCGCTTGTGTACATCACCTCGTGGACGCCGAGACGGCCCTTGTAGCCGGTGTTGCCGCATTTGTCGCAGCCCTTGCCTCTATAATACGTGGTATTTATCGCCTCGGGGGGGAGGCCGATCTCGTTGAGGACCTCCGGGGTGATGGTCGTGTCGGGATTCCGGCAGACCTTGCAGATGCGCTTCGCCAGACGCTGAGAGACGATACAGAGAAGCGCGGCCGAGACGAGGAACGGCTCGACGCCCATGTCGACGAGGCGGGTCGCGGTGCTGGGGGCGTCGTTGGTGTGGAGCGTCGCGAAAACGAGGTGACCGGTGAGGGCCGCTTCGATGGCGATCGTCGCCGTCTCCTTGTCGCGGATCTCGCCGAGCATGATGACATCTGGATCCTGTCGCAGGAACGCGCGCAGCACCGTCGCGAAGTCGAGGTTGATCTCCTGGCGTACCTGCACCTGGTTGATCAGCTTCAGTTTGTATTCGACGGGGTTTTCGACGGTGCAGATGTTCATGTCGACGCCCTTGATGGCGTTCAGGCACGCATACAGCGTCGTGGTTTTTCCCGAGCCCGTGGGGCCCGTGACGAGCACCATGCCGTTTGGGGCGCCGATGGCTTTCGTGAGCAGCTTGTAGTTGTCCGGGGTGAAGCCCATCTGGTCGAGGCTTACCTGGACGTTCGACTTGTCGAGAATCCGCAGGCAGACCTTCTCGCCGAACGCGACCGGAATCGTGTTGACGCGGAAATCGATCGGCTTGTCCATGATCGTCATCTGGATGCGGCCGTCCTGCGGGATGCGCCGCTCCGAGATGTCCATGCCCGAGAGGATCTTGAGGCGGGAGACGGCCGACGCCTGTGCTTCGGGCTGGAGGGTCATCGCGATCTGGAGGGTGCCGTCGATGCGGTAGCGGATGCGCAACTCCCCTTCGTCGGGCTCGATATGGATGTCGGAGGCGCCCTTCTGAACGGCCTGGGTGAGGATCAGATTGACCAGCTTGATGATCGGGGTTTCCTCGCTGGCCTTCTTCAGGTTGTCCATGTCGCCTTTCTTGTCGCCCTCGGGGCCGTCGGCGGTGATCTGGCTCAGGGCGTCGGCCATGGCGCCGGCGACGTACAGCTTGTCGAGCGTCTCGTTGATCTGGACTTCGGAGCAGATCGAGCGGACGACCTCGCAGTTGTTCTGGAACTGGATCTCGTCGATGATGAACACGTCGAGCGGGTCCGCCATCCCGATCATCAGACTCTTGCCGTCGAAGTTGATCGGCACGAGCATGTGCTTGCGCGCGATCTTCTCGGGCACCATTTTCAATATCTCAGGCTTTATTTCGACCTTGTTCAGGTCGACGAACGGCACCTTGAGCTGCTTTCCCAGCACCGGGAGGAGCTTCGCGTCGGTGAGATACCCCAGTTCGATCAGCACCTGGCCGAGGCGCTTCCCGCGCTTCTTCTGCTCGGCAAGGGCGATGTTCAGCTCCTTGTCCGTGATATGGCCGGCTTCGATCAACATCTCGCCGATTTTTTTCCGTTTGAACATTGCCTGGTTCCTCTATCCTGCTACGTTACGACGCATGAGCCTGAAATTCTTCGACTGGATCGGATGTTATTCGCAGATGACGCGGATAACGAATGTAAATTACTCGATATAACAAGAGCAGGAATCTGCGAAATCTGCAAATCATCATATCGGTGTCTCACGGGACGAAAAATCCTTCTTCAGCGGGCTGACTCCCAGTATTTGCGGCGGGCATCCATGTAGTGGGGGTTGAGCTTGATCGCCTGCTGGAACTCGTCCATGGCCTCATCCGTGCGTCCCTGCTTCTTCAGAACCATCCCGAGATGGTAATGCAGGTCGGCGTATTCGGGATGTTCCTTCAACAGGCGCTTGTACTCTCGTTCGGCGATGTCGAGTAGGCCGAGGTCGGTGAAGACGAGACCGAAATCGATGGTGACGCTGCTTTTGTCCAGCCGCCCGCCGAGATGATCCTCGACGACGCGTCGGTACTCGATCATCGCCTTGTTGAAGGCTCCCTGATCCTGGAGGATGCGGCCGACGTAGTAGCGCGCCGCCGCGTAGCGCGGATTGATGGCCAGAGCGTTCGAGAAGCTGGCCATCGCCTTGTCGAGGGAGCGGTTGTCGTAGAACAGGAGGCCGATGTTGAAGTGTGCGTCGGCGAAGCGGGGATTCAGCGTCAGCACCGACTCGTATGCCGCGATCGCCTGTTCCCTGTCGCCGATGCGCCGGTAGGCGTGGCCCATGTGGAGGTAGTAGACGGGGTTCTTGGGATGTATATTGACCGCTTTTACGAAGCAGAACGAGGCCTTGTCGTATTGCTCCTTGATGTAGAAAGCATTTCCGAGATGAAACAGCACCTCGTGGTGCTTGGGATGCACCCGCAGGAACTTGATGCAGGCGTCGACCAATTCGTCGATCAGGGCTGTGTTGTAGCTATCGACGGGGGCCACGTCAGCGCTGGGAAAGGACCGACTTGATGTCGCGGCCGAGCTTGGTGCGGGGCTCGACCAGCCGGAACGACGAGCGGTCGGTGCAGTACCGATGGAGAACCTCGAGGCCTTCGTAGGCGCGTTTCCCGAGCGAATCGAGCAGGCCTTCGAACAGCGGCGCGAGATGATGGATGCCCGGCTCGATCTGCTCCTCCTCGCGAAGGTGGAACCGCAGCTTGTAGACGATACCGTCGTCACGCCGGAAGATATCGACCTCGGGATCTTCGAGATGCTGGCTGCGCGAACCGAACCGCCGGACCGCGAAAAAGTGCTCGCGTTCGTAAGCCTCGTACAGGTCGACGCCCCAGATGTAGGGGTTCTTGAACACGCACATCGGAAAGATCGGCGACAGGAACCGCTTCATCGCGTCGACGACCTCGTAGTTGTACTGTTCGGCCGGAATCGTGATCGCGAGCTCGCCGCCGCGCAGTTCGAACATGCCGCCGAGCTCGAAATCGCCCCTGATGACCTCGATGCGCTCGGGTTTCTCGAGGTTCAGCAGAATCTTTCGGGTGCGGTCGTTGAACGTCGAAAACTCCTCGTCGGGCCGGTCGGAGCGGGTGATGCTCAGACGCTCGAGGGGCATGGCAAGGATCGTCTCGAGCACATTCGACAGAATCTCGCGGTCCTTGCGGCTGCTGAAAAAGACGTATTTCTCAAAAATGTCGCATGTCTCGTTCATGTGGCTGCCTTTTCCGATTTCACATACACCATCGTGATGTCGTCATCATGGGGAATGGTTTCCTTGAACCTGTTCATCTCGTTCATCACATGATACACCACCGACGCCGCTTTTCCTGCCGGCGCCGTGTCGAGGGCCGTCTTGAGCCGCTCGAGGCCGAACCGCTCGCCCTGCCGGTTGAGGAGGTCGAGCACGCCGTCGGTGTAGAGGAAGACGCCGTCGCCGGGAAGAAGGTCGACGGTGCGTTCCGAATAGGCGTTCTCCTCCTGCTCGAACAGGCCGAGCGGGATGCCCGCATCGAAGTCGATCTCCTCGACGAAACCTGTGCCGCTGCGCACCACGAGCGGCTTGCAATGGCCGGCGCTCGCGCAGGTCACGGTGCGCTTCTTCGGATCGAACACCGCGATGATCATCGTGGCGAACAGCGGCCCCATCTGCTCCTTGGCGAGCTGCTCCGAAAGGAACAGCAGGAACGGGCCCGGCCCGTCGAACTTGTCGGCCATGGCGCGAACCAGCGCCTGGATCTTCGACAGGAACAGGGCCGCGGGAAGCCCCTTCCCGGAAACGTCGGCGATCGTCGCGAGCAGGCGGTCGTTGGAAAGCGGGATCAGGTCGTAGTAATCGCCCGAGATCTCGTTGCAGGGAACGCAGGTGCCGTGAACGTCGAGGCCCTGCTGAATCGGCGACTGCTGCGGAAGCGTCGAGGTCTGCAGCGTCCGGGCGATGTCGACCTCGTGGATCAGACGATCCTGGCGTAGGTTCTCCTTGAACAGCCGGTGGTTCTCGATGCAGATGGCGATGTGCTTGTTGAACAGGGTCGCCATCACCTTCTCGTCGTCGGCGAGCGCGCGCCTTTCTGAGTTCGTGAAGACGACGAGACCGAGAATGCGGTTCCAGACCATGAGCGGGAGGATCGTCAAATCACGCGGCTCCTGGCGCCCCCGGAGAGGCAGGGAGAAGTTCTTCCAGTCATCCGAGTTCAGGCGCTCGATGTCGATTTCCTGCCGGATGATCTCGAGCATCTTGCGGGTGATCGGGTCGTCTTTCGAAATCAGCGGGAGAACCTCGCCGGTGCGCGGCTTCGTGCCGCACGCGAACTGAAGGGCTGACGCCTCGCGCGTGTAGATGAGGATCGTCATCGTGGGGAACAGCTCCTGACAGAGCTGGAGCGCCACGTGCAGCTGGCGGCCGAGCTCGGCCGCGTAGTTCATGTAGCCGAGCAGGTGCGAGATGCGCTCGAGATCGACGCACCGGTTGTGCAGGCGGGAAATGCTGCTTTTGTACCAGTCGATGAGGGCGTTCGACTGGAAGAACAGATCCGTCAGATCCGCCGGGGGGGTATCGGGAAGCGGCGAACCGTCGACGTGATCGGTCGACAGGTTCCTGATGGTGTTCCACCAGAAGCTGATGATGCCGAGCAGGAGAGACGTGAAGACGAGAAACCCGAGGCTCAGCAGGTTCTCCGCCGAATACCGTATATCAGCGGGAATACGATTCAGCGTGAGCGCGATGCCGCCCACGACCAGCAGAATGCCGGCCGTGAACAGAATGAACGGGTATCGTTTCAGGTAGGTGCGCATAGGACTTTCGTCCCGTCACTCTACACCCCCCGAACTCCCTGCGTCAACGCGCCCTGACTGCCATTCTCATTTCAAACTTCAAGCTTCAAACGTCTGACTTCCCCGAAGGGGTGCAAAACCATGTGAGCACCAGCTCGATCGGGGCGCCGACATACACGATCAGCAGAAGTTCCAATGCCTGAGAAACGTCTGGAGCGTTTTTGCACGCATCTTCAACGCGGCTGACGATCCGGAGCAGATCGGTGGATCTCTGCGAGCGCATCTGCGCCACAACGTCCTGGACGAGGTGGTTCAACGTGACGCTCAGATACAGGAACGTGAGCAGGAAAAGGCCGATCACGACCCAGCCGGCGAGCGAGCGTCCCATGGCCCGATGCCCCATGCCGGGGCAGACGAAAAGGCTGAGCAGGATCGCCTTGACCAGACTCCTGCCTGAAGGAGGCGTCGGTGTGGATGCCGGAGAAATGGCCGAAGCCGCGGTTCCATCGGGAACGGCGGCTTCTGGCTTGTCGTTTGAAGAGGCTGTCACGCGATCATGCGGCCCGATACTGCTCCCAGGTGCCGTCGAGCCTGCTGTCGAGCTTCTGCAGATGCTCCTGCAGCGCGTTGATGGCGGCGGGATCGCCGATTTTGGCAAGCGCTTCGCCCGCGGCCATGCTGACTTCTTCCTTCGGATCGGCGAGGGCGGCGATGAGGGCCTGGACGACGGCCGTGCCGCGCTTGTCGCCGAGCTGGATGCAGGAGATGCGGCGGACGCGCCAGTCGGGGTTCTTCAGGCCCCGGATGTACCGAAAGGTCTGATCGAGCGGCGTGACGGAAGCCAGGGTGGGAACGCGAGTCCTGTTCGCCGGCCGCGAGCCGGTCGAGGGCTGCGCCGTCCAGCGTTCCCAGGCGGCCGAGAAGACTTTCTCGAAAATGAACCATCCCGCGAAATAGACCATCGTCAGGAGCAGAATCTTGAATTCGAGTTCCAGCATGGCTGATGCCTCCGTCGATCGGATATTTTTCTCCGATATCTATCGGCATCGAACGACAAAAGCCGAAGAGGACGTTTCGTCCGACGGTTCAGAGCATGACGGGCCAGCGGGAGGTATCAGCGGGGAGCTTTCCTTCGAATACTGAAATCAGGCTCTCGATGTCCGGTGACCGGAAGCCGAAGGTCGCGAGGCCGGTCGTGGCTTCGGGAACGCAGTCGAGATCGTAGGGATTTCGCAGAGCCGCGAGAATCGTTCCCGGAGCTGCGGCCGCGAGACTCCGGAAGGCCTCTTTCTGACCGGGAAACAAATGGGCGTTGTAGGAGAGGATCAAGAGCTTCGCGGGCTGTTCCGCCGATTCGAGAGCCGCGCGGACCGGCGCCGCGATGGCGTCGGCGGCATCCTTCGGGTGATACAGGACGCAGCGGGCGTTTTTGAACGCTTTCTGAATCTGGTGCGCCGGACCGGCATCGGCGTGGTCCTCCTCGACCTGCACGAGCGAGGCGATGTGGGGGCATGCAACGACGAGGCGCGTGTCGGGAGCGAGCGGCAGATCGCCCGTCTGCACGCGAGACGCGAGAACGGCCTTGTCGTGGGCCTCGCGAACCAGCGCTTCGTGCGATTGCGCGAGATTGACCAGAGTAGCGGACGGCGTCGTGGCTGAGAGCTTCGCGCGGGCCCGGGCGATGCGCTCGAGGCTTTCGTCGAGCCTGCGGGCCGCCGCCGGCGATGATTCGACCTCGCGGAGAATGGTTTCGGCCGCGGCCTTCTGGCGTTCGAGATCGTGGCAGATGAGCAGAAGGTCGGCCCCGGCGAGGAAGGCGAGGCGGGAGGCTTCGGCCACGCCGTATGTCTCGGTGATCGCGCCCATCTCGAGGTCGTCCGTGATCAGCAACCCATCGAAGCCGAGTTCGCGTCGCAGGAGACCGGTGAGAACGTTCTCGGAAAGGGTCGCCGGCAGGTTGGGGGAGGGCTCGAACGCGGGGAAGAAGACGTGCGCCGTCATGACGGCGTCGATTCCCGCGTCGATGGCCGCTTTGAAGGGGGCGAGTTCGAACGACAGCAGGCGATCGCGGTCGTAGGGAATGACCGGAAGCGTGAGGTGGGAATCGACTTTCGCGTGGCCCTTTCCCGGAAAGTGCTTGGCGCATGCGAGCACGCCGCCATCGCGGAGGCCGTTCGCGAAGGGAATGCCGAATTTGATCACGGTTTCCGGGGTGTCGCCGAAGGAGCGTGCGCCGATGCCGGGGTTGCCCGCATGGTTGATATCGAGCACCGGGGCCAGGTTCCAGGTCAGACCGATCGACCGCATTTCGGCGCCCATGGCGGCCCCGAT encodes:
- a CDS encoding glycoside hydrolase family 3 N-terminal domain-containing protein, whose amino-acid sequence is MNTLRQKIGQLFVIGYQGLEPSADVLRFVGEWGIGGLIVFARNLEDPLALAPVLKRFEAASGVRMFTSIDQEGGLVMRILRHGSLFPGAMALSATGDPELARRIGAAMGAEMRSIGLTWNLAPVLDINHAGNPGIGARSFGDTPETVIKFGIPFANGLRDGGVLACAKHFPGKGHAKVDSHLTLPVIPYDRDRLLSFELAPFKAAIDAGIDAVMTAHVFFPAFEPSPNLPATLSENVLTGLLRRELGFDGLLITDDLEMGAITETYGVAEASRLAFLAGADLLLICHDLERQKAAAETILREVESSPAAARRLDESLERIARARAKLSATTPSATLVNLAQSHEALVREAHDKAVLASRVQTGDLPLAPDTRLVVACPHIASLVQVEEDHADAGPAHQIQKAFKNARCVLYHPKDAADAIAAPVRAALESAEQPAKLLILSYNAHLFPGQKEAFRSLAAAAPGTILAALRNPYDLDCVPEATTGLATFGFRSPDIESLISVFEGKLPADTSRWPVML
- a CDS encoding PP2C family protein-serine/threonine phosphatase encodes the protein MRTYLKRYPFILFTAGILLVVGGIALTLNRIPADIRYSAENLLSLGFLVFTSLLLGIISFWWNTIRNLSTDHVDGSPLPDTPPADLTDLFFQSNALIDWYKSSISRLHNRCVDLERISHLLGYMNYAAELGRQLHVALQLCQELFPTMTILIYTREASALQFACGTKPRTGEVLPLISKDDPITRKMLEIIRQEIDIERLNSDDWKNFSLPLRGRQEPRDLTILPLMVWNRILGLVVFTNSERRALADDEKVMATLFNKHIAICIENHRLFKENLRQDRLIHEVDIARTLQTSTLPQQSPIQQGLDVHGTCVPCNEISGDYYDLIPLSNDRLLATIADVSGKGLPAALFLSKIQALVRAMADKFDGPGPFLLFLSEQLAKEQMGPLFATMIIAVFDPKKRTVTCASAGHCKPLVVRSGTGFVEEIDFDAGIPLGLFEQEENAYSERTVDLLPGDGVFLYTDGVLDLLNRQGERFGLERLKTALDTAPAGKAASVVYHVMNEMNRFKETIPHDDDITMVYVKSEKAAT
- a CDS encoding HEAT repeat domain-containing protein, which encodes MLELEFKILLLTMVYFAGWFIFEKVFSAAWERWTAQPSTGSRPANRTRVPTLASVTPLDQTFRYIRGLKNPDWRVRRISCIQLGDKRGTAVVQALIAALADPKEEVSMAAGEALAKIGDPAAINALQEHLQKLDSRLDGTWEQYRAA